Proteins encoded within one genomic window of Alkalilimnicola sp. S0819:
- a CDS encoding NADH-quinone oxidoreductase subunit M, with the protein MFEAWPLLSLLVWIPIVGGLILLAVGNKAPGGVRWLALAVALVTFLLSLPLWTGFAPGTAEMQFVERASWIAAFDIHYHLGVDGIAMPLIILTTFSMVLVVIAGWTVIKDRQYQYLAAFLIMEGIMVGVFAALDAILFYVFWEAMLVPMFLIIGVWGGPNRIYATLKFFLYTFLGSVLMLVALVYLRYQADSFGILDFHGLGLPLDAQILVFLAFLAAFAVKVPMWPVHTWLPDAHVEAPTGGSVILAAIMLKIGGYGFLRFSLPIAPEASMELDWLLILLSLVAVVYVGLVAMVQHDMKKLIAYSSVAHMGFVTLGFFLIFQIIANSGSTEGALLALEGGAVQMISHGFVSAAMFLCVGVLYDRLHSREISAYGGVAHRMPIFAGFFVLFAMANSGLPGTSGFVGEFMVVLAAFQADFWYAFLAGTALLLGPAYSLWMIKRVMYGPVGNEEVAKLEDVNGREFLVLGILAVAVLALGLWPAPLVEVMEPSLANLLEQVTAGRP; encoded by the coding sequence ATGTTTGAAGCTTGGCCCTTGCTGAGCCTGCTGGTGTGGATACCCATTGTGGGCGGGTTGATCCTGCTCGCCGTGGGCAACAAAGCACCGGGAGGGGTACGTTGGCTGGCACTGGCGGTGGCGCTGGTGACCTTCCTGCTGAGTCTACCGTTGTGGACCGGTTTCGCGCCGGGCACCGCGGAGATGCAGTTCGTGGAGCGCGCGTCGTGGATCGCGGCCTTCGACATCCACTACCACCTGGGGGTGGACGGCATCGCCATGCCGCTGATCATCCTCACCACCTTCTCCATGGTGCTGGTGGTGATCGCGGGCTGGACCGTGATCAAGGACAGGCAGTACCAGTACCTGGCCGCCTTCCTGATCATGGAAGGGATCATGGTCGGGGTGTTCGCCGCGCTGGACGCCATCCTGTTCTACGTGTTCTGGGAAGCCATGCTGGTGCCGATGTTCCTGATCATCGGTGTCTGGGGCGGGCCGAACCGGATTTACGCCACGCTGAAGTTCTTCCTCTATACCTTCCTCGGCTCGGTACTGATGCTGGTGGCGCTGGTCTATCTGCGCTACCAGGCGGACAGCTTCGGCATTCTGGATTTCCACGGCCTGGGGCTACCGCTGGATGCGCAGATCCTGGTGTTCCTGGCGTTCCTCGCCGCCTTCGCGGTGAAAGTACCCATGTGGCCGGTGCATACCTGGTTGCCGGATGCCCACGTGGAAGCGCCCACCGGCGGTTCCGTGATCCTGGCCGCGATCATGCTGAAGATCGGCGGCTACGGCTTCCTGCGCTTCTCGCTGCCCATCGCCCCCGAGGCGAGCATGGAACTGGACTGGTTGCTGATCCTGCTCTCGCTGGTGGCGGTGGTCTATGTGGGCCTGGTGGCCATGGTTCAGCACGATATGAAGAAGCTCATCGCCTATTCCTCGGTGGCGCACATGGGTTTCGTCACTCTGGGCTTCTTCCTGATCTTCCAGATCATTGCCAACAGCGGCTCCACCGAGGGTGCGCTGCTGGCACTGGAAGGCGGCGCGGTACAGATGATCTCTCACGGTTTCGTCTCGGCCGCCATGTTCCTGTGCGTGGGCGTGTTGTATGACCGCCTGCATTCCCGCGAGATCAGCGCCTACGGGGGCGTGGCACATCGCATGCCGATCTTCGCCGGCTTCTTCGTGCTCTTCGCGATGGCCAACTCCGGCCTGCCCGGCACATCGGGTTTCGTGGGCGAGTTCATGGTGGTGCTCGCCGCCTTCCAGGCCGATTTCTGGTACGCCTTCCTGGCGGGTACCGCCTTGTTGCTGGGGCCGGCCTACAGCTTGTGGATGATCAAGCGGGTGATGTACGGGCCGGTGGGCAACGAGGAAGTGGCGAAACTGGAAGACGTCAACGGGCGCGAGTTCCTGGTGCTGGGCATTCTGGCCGTGGCCGTGCTGGCGCTGGGCCTGTGGCCCGCGCCGCTGGTCGAGGTGATGGAACCGTCGCTTGCCAACCTGCTCGAGCAGGTCACCGCCGGGCGGCCCTGA
- the nuoN gene encoding NADH-quinone oxidoreductase subunit NuoN encodes MNFEMPDFGLALPEIWLLCAACVILVVDLFSASRTRAATFYLTQLSLAVAAWLAWNSQWLAEPGMSFSGHYMADRLGVMLKLGIYGLSALAFAYARNYLLVRNLLKGEFFLLGLFGVLGMSIMASAHSLLTLYMGLELLALCQYALVVIDRESRGASEAAMKYFVLGALASGMLLYGMSMIYGVSGSLYLADVAAAAGGADESMLFAFGLVFLVVGVAFKFGAVPFHMWVPDVYQGAPTPVTLYLGTAPKVAAVALFLRLIGDGLGPLMEQWQTMLIILAVLSLAVGNLFALVQDNLKRMLAYSTVSHVGFVLLGLIAGTEEGYAAALFYALTYGITAAGAFGMIVLLSRRGFEAELMSDFKGLARRNGYLGIVLLLLMFSMTGVPGTVGFYAKLLVVKSVVDVNMIWLAVFAVIFAVVGAFYYLRLLKMAFFDEPEDEQAIEASAGQQIVMAGNGFAVLALGIFPGGLMALCLAALGL; translated from the coding sequence ATGAACTTCGAGATGCCGGATTTCGGACTCGCACTGCCGGAGATCTGGTTGCTGTGCGCGGCCTGCGTGATCCTGGTGGTGGATCTGTTCTCCGCCAGCCGCACCCGCGCGGCCACCTTTTATCTCACCCAGCTGAGTCTGGCTGTAGCTGCGTGGCTGGCCTGGAACAGCCAGTGGCTGGCCGAACCGGGCATGAGCTTCAGTGGGCATTACATGGCCGACAGGCTCGGGGTCATGCTTAAGCTGGGCATCTACGGGCTCTCGGCACTGGCGTTCGCCTACGCCCGCAACTACCTGCTGGTGCGTAACCTGCTCAAGGGCGAGTTTTTCCTGTTGGGCCTGTTCGGTGTGTTGGGCATGTCCATCATGGCCTCGGCCCACAGCCTGCTCACCCTCTACATGGGCCTGGAGCTGCTGGCGCTGTGCCAGTACGCCCTGGTGGTCATCGATCGGGAGTCCCGAGGCGCCTCGGAAGCGGCCATGAAGTATTTCGTGCTCGGCGCCTTGGCATCCGGGATGCTGCTCTACGGCATGTCCATGATCTACGGCGTCAGCGGCAGTCTGTATCTGGCGGACGTGGCGGCCGCGGCCGGCGGTGCCGATGAGAGTATGCTTTTCGCTTTCGGCCTGGTGTTCCTGGTAGTGGGAGTGGCCTTCAAGTTCGGTGCCGTGCCGTTTCATATGTGGGTGCCCGATGTTTACCAGGGCGCGCCTACGCCGGTCACCCTGTACCTGGGCACCGCGCCCAAGGTGGCGGCGGTGGCGTTGTTCCTGCGCTTGATTGGTGACGGGCTGGGCCCGCTGATGGAACAGTGGCAGACCATGCTGATCATCCTCGCGGTGCTGTCGCTGGCGGTGGGTAATCTCTTCGCGCTGGTGCAGGACAACCTCAAGCGCATGTTGGCCTATTCCACGGTCTCCCATGTGGGCTTCGTGCTGCTGGGCCTGATCGCCGGCACCGAGGAAGGCTACGCCGCGGCACTTTTCTACGCGCTCACCTACGGCATCACCGCCGCCGGCGCCTTCGGCATGATTGTTCTGCTTTCACGCAGGGGGTTCGAAGCCGAGCTGATGAGCGACTTCAAGGGTCTGGCGCGGCGCAACGGCTACCTGGGCATCGTGCTGCTGTTGCTGATGTTCTCCATGACCGGTGTGCCCGGTACCGTGGGCTTCTACGCCAAGCTGCTGGTGGTGAAGTCCGTGGTGGACGTGAACATGATCTGGCTGGCGGTTTTCGCGGTTATTTTCGCGGTGGTAGGTGCTTTCTACTATCTGCGCTTGCTGAAGATGGCCTTCTTCGATGAGCCCGAAGACGAACAGGCCATCGAGGCCAGCGCCGGGCAGCAGATCGTGATGGCCGGCAACGGCTTCGCGGTGCTGGCCCTGGGCATCTTCCCCGGCGGCCTGATGGCCCTGTGCCTGGCGGCGCTGGGTCTGTAA
- the rimP gene encoding ribosome maturation factor RimP, whose product MAARQETLTALIEPVVEGLGYELVGLEYLPNPKNGLLRLYIDAPEGITLEDCTRVSHQVSGVLDVEDPIPGNYHLEVSSPGLDRPIFKAADYERFVGEQVRIRIQGILEGRRKFAGVLRGLEDEHVLVEEDEGLVRVPLGRIDKANLKLEA is encoded by the coding sequence ATGGCAGCCAGACAGGAAACGCTGACGGCGCTGATAGAGCCGGTGGTGGAGGGGCTGGGCTACGAGCTGGTGGGGCTGGAGTACCTGCCCAACCCGAAGAACGGCCTGTTGCGCCTCTATATCGATGCCCCGGAGGGCATCACCCTGGAGGATTGCACCAGGGTCAGCCACCAGGTGAGTGGCGTTCTGGATGTGGAAGACCCGATACCGGGTAACTACCACCTGGAAGTGTCTTCGCCGGGGCTGGATCGGCCGATCTTCAAGGCGGCGGATTACGAGCGTTTCGTTGGTGAGCAGGTGCGTATCCGCATCCAGGGCATCCTGGAGGGTCGGCGCAAGTTCGCCGGCGTGCTGCGAGGCCTGGAGGACGAGCACGTGCTGGTCGAGGAAGATGAAGGGCTGGTGCGAGTGCCTCTGGGGCGCATAGACAAGGCGAATTTGAAGTTGGAGGCCTGA
- the nusA gene encoding transcription termination factor NusA, whose translation MSKEILLVVEAISNEKGVDKEVIFEAVEAALASATRKRHAQEIDARVTVDRKTGESSTFRRWLVVEDPAEIEEPAREISLEEARQQNAALQAGDYLEEPMDSVEFGRIAAQAAKQVIVQKVREAERAKVADAFRERVGELVTGIVKRVERGNVTLDLGNNAEAFIGREEMIPREAVRAGDRLRGYLREVNEEPRGPQLFVSRTAPEFLVELFKLEVPEVGQELIEILGAARDPGQRAKIAVLSHDHRIDPVGACVGMRGSRVQAVSNELAGERIDIILWDDNPAQFVINAMAPAEVESIVVDEDRGSMDLAVAEDELSQAIGRGGQNVRLASQLTGWELNVMTAEEAEAKQREEAGQIQQMFIDKLSVDEEVAGILVQEGFSSMEEIAYVPESELLEIEEFDEDVVQELRARARDVLAAEAEANGERAGGEPAEDLLNMEGMDEPTARALAARGVQTMEDLAEQAVDELMDVDGMDEERAAALIMKAREPWFTDQDNA comes from the coding sequence ATGAGCAAAGAGATACTGCTGGTTGTTGAGGCCATCTCCAACGAGAAGGGCGTGGACAAGGAAGTGATCTTCGAGGCGGTGGAGGCGGCCCTGGCGTCGGCGACGCGCAAGCGCCACGCCCAGGAGATCGACGCCCGGGTGACGGTGGACCGCAAGACCGGGGAGTCATCCACTTTCCGCCGTTGGCTGGTGGTGGAGGATCCGGCCGAGATCGAGGAGCCGGCCCGGGAGATCAGCCTGGAAGAGGCGCGCCAGCAGAATGCTGCGCTGCAGGCCGGCGACTACCTGGAAGAGCCCATGGATTCCGTGGAGTTCGGCCGGATCGCCGCCCAGGCGGCCAAGCAAGTCATTGTGCAGAAGGTGCGCGAGGCGGAGCGGGCCAAGGTGGCCGATGCGTTTCGTGAGCGGGTCGGTGAGCTGGTCACGGGCATCGTCAAGCGCGTCGAGCGCGGCAATGTGACTCTGGATCTGGGTAACAACGCCGAGGCGTTCATCGGCCGTGAGGAAATGATTCCCCGCGAAGCGGTGCGTGCGGGTGACCGGCTGCGCGGCTATCTGCGCGAGGTCAACGAGGAGCCGCGCGGCCCGCAGCTGTTTGTCAGCCGCACCGCGCCGGAGTTCCTGGTGGAACTTTTCAAGCTGGAAGTGCCCGAAGTGGGGCAGGAGCTGATCGAAATTCTGGGTGCCGCCCGTGATCCCGGTCAGCGCGCCAAGATCGCCGTGCTCTCCCACGATCACCGCATTGACCCGGTGGGGGCCTGCGTGGGCATGCGTGGCTCCCGGGTGCAGGCCGTCTCCAATGAGTTGGCCGGCGAGCGTATCGATATCATTCTCTGGGACGATAACCCGGCTCAGTTCGTCATCAACGCCATGGCGCCCGCCGAGGTGGAATCCATAGTGGTGGATGAGGACCGGGGCAGCATGGATTTGGCCGTTGCCGAGGATGAGCTCTCCCAGGCGATCGGTCGGGGCGGACAAAATGTGCGCTTGGCCAGTCAGCTCACCGGCTGGGAGCTGAACGTGATGACCGCCGAGGAGGCGGAAGCCAAGCAGCGGGAAGAGGCGGGCCAGATTCAACAAATGTTCATCGACAAGCTGTCGGTGGACGAGGAAGTGGCCGGGATCCTGGTGCAGGAAGGCTTCTCCAGTATGGAGGAGATCGCCTATGTGCCGGAATCCGAACTGCTGGAGATCGAGGAGTTCGACGAGGACGTCGTGCAGGAACTGCGGGCGCGGGCGCGGGATGTGCTGGCGGCGGAGGCGGAAGCCAACGGCGAGAGGGCGGGCGGTGAGCCCGCCGAAGACCTTCTCAACATGGAAGGCATGGATGAGCCCACCGCGCGGGCGCTGGCTGCCCGGGGCGTACAGACCATGGAAGATCTGGCCGAACAGGCGGTGGACGAGCTCATGGACGTGGATGGTATGGATGAAGAACGGGCTGCGGCCTTGATCATGAAGGCGCGCGAACCCTGGTTCACGGACCAGGACAACGCCTGA
- the infB gene encoding translation initiation factor IF-2 — MAQVTVREFALTVDMPVERMVAQLEAAGVAAREPDAAVSDQDKLKLLEHLRRQNPEAAAAAEDDAAPRQVTLKRKSHSQLKLPAGGAAARGPRQTRTVNVEVRKRRTYVKRSALEAEAEQQDLERLRRTLQAEAAELEQRVADAQAAQRKAEEEAAQRKAEEDQARRAAEQAAAEQAAEPQPTAQAAPEAAAERTPAATEPAAPSPEDKRESQREAQEARREREAEKRVERKAAKPKKGRQEIKVAAGKGGRRGKRPVRAAGGEAARQLQHGFERPTAPVVREVEIPENITVGDLAQRMSVKAAVLIKEMFKQGVMATINQTIDQDTAAILVEEMGHKPKLVQAEEQVLEAELMGGGETQEGERVSRAPVVTIMGHVDHGKTSLLDYIRRTKVAAGEAGGITQHIGAYHVTTERGMITFLDTPGHEAFTAMRARGAQMTDVVVLVVAADDGVMPQTEEAVKHARAAGVPLVIAVNKVDKPDSNPDNVKQELAQHDVIPEDWGGDVQFIHVSAKTGQGVDDLLESILLQSELLELTAVKDCPATGVVLESSLDKGRGPVATVLVQNGVLKTGDVIISGKEFGRVRALIDENGQRVKEAGPSIPVVVLGLSGLPNAGDEMAAVADEKKAREVAGMRQDRHRDTRLAAQKAAKMDELFNHMQDGETTTVNLLVKADVQGSAEALAQTLTNLSNEKVKVKVVSQGVGGINETDVNLAMASNAILIGFNVRADNSARRMVQENGVDLHYYSIIYDAIEELKRAISGMLAPEVREEIIGLAEVRDVFRSSKLGAVAGCLVTEGVVKRHSPIRVLRDNVVIYEGELESLRRFKDDVKEVQSGTECGIGVKNYNDVRPGDQIECYERVEVKQEL; from the coding sequence ATGGCGCAAGTGACAGTACGTGAATTCGCATTGACGGTGGATATGCCGGTGGAGCGGATGGTGGCCCAGTTGGAAGCGGCAGGGGTTGCCGCGCGGGAACCGGACGCCGCGGTATCCGACCAGGACAAGCTCAAGCTGCTGGAGCACCTGCGCCGCCAGAATCCGGAAGCCGCAGCGGCCGCCGAGGACGATGCCGCGCCGCGCCAGGTGACTCTCAAGCGCAAGAGCCACAGCCAGCTCAAGTTGCCCGCCGGTGGCGCCGCGGCTCGCGGGCCGCGCCAGACCCGCACCGTGAACGTGGAAGTGCGCAAGCGTCGCACTTACGTCAAGCGCAGCGCGCTGGAAGCGGAAGCCGAGCAGCAGGACCTGGAGCGCCTGCGCCGCACCCTGCAGGCGGAAGCCGCCGAGCTGGAACAGCGTGTCGCCGATGCGCAGGCCGCCCAGCGCAAGGCCGAGGAAGAGGCTGCTCAACGCAAGGCCGAGGAAGACCAGGCGCGCCGTGCCGCTGAGCAGGCTGCGGCGGAGCAGGCCGCCGAGCCCCAGCCGACTGCGCAGGCGGCGCCGGAAGCCGCCGCGGAGCGGACCCCGGCGGCGACCGAGCCCGCCGCGCCTTCCCCGGAAGACAAGCGTGAGAGTCAGCGGGAAGCGCAGGAGGCCCGCCGAGAGCGGGAAGCCGAGAAGCGTGTGGAACGCAAGGCGGCGAAGCCCAAGAAGGGTCGTCAGGAGATCAAGGTGGCCGCCGGCAAGGGCGGGCGACGGGGCAAGCGGCCCGTGCGTGCCGCTGGTGGCGAAGCGGCCCGGCAACTGCAACACGGCTTCGAGAGGCCCACCGCGCCGGTGGTGCGCGAGGTGGAGATTCCCGAGAACATTACCGTGGGTGACCTGGCCCAGCGGATGAGCGTCAAGGCGGCGGTGCTGATCAAGGAAATGTTCAAGCAGGGCGTGATGGCCACCATCAACCAGACCATTGATCAGGACACCGCGGCCATTCTGGTCGAGGAGATGGGCCACAAGCCGAAGCTGGTGCAGGCCGAGGAGCAGGTGCTGGAGGCCGAGCTGATGGGCGGTGGCGAGACCCAGGAAGGCGAGCGCGTGTCACGGGCCCCGGTGGTCACCATCATGGGCCACGTGGACCACGGCAAGACCTCGCTGCTGGATTACATCCGCCGCACCAAGGTGGCCGCGGGCGAGGCCGGTGGTATCACCCAGCATATCGGTGCCTATCATGTGACCACCGAGCGGGGCATGATTACTTTCCTGGATACCCCGGGGCATGAGGCGTTTACCGCCATGCGTGCCCGTGGCGCGCAGATGACCGACGTGGTGGTGCTGGTAGTGGCCGCCGATGACGGTGTCATGCCGCAGACCGAAGAGGCGGTCAAGCATGCCCGGGCGGCTGGCGTCCCCTTGGTGATCGCGGTCAACAAGGTCGACAAGCCCGATTCCAACCCGGACAACGTCAAGCAGGAACTGGCCCAGCACGACGTGATCCCCGAGGACTGGGGTGGCGATGTGCAGTTCATCCACGTCTCGGCCAAGACCGGTCAGGGGGTGGACGACCTGCTGGAGAGCATCCTGCTGCAGTCCGAACTCCTGGAGCTCACCGCCGTGAAGGACTGCCCGGCCACTGGCGTGGTGCTGGAGTCCAGCCTGGACAAGGGGCGCGGCCCCGTGGCCACGGTGCTGGTGCAGAATGGCGTGCTCAAGACCGGCGATGTGATTATTTCCGGCAAGGAGTTCGGCCGGGTGCGCGCCTTGATTGACGAGAACGGTCAGCGGGTCAAGGAAGCCGGGCCCTCCATTCCGGTGGTGGTGCTGGGCCTGTCGGGCCTGCCCAATGCCGGTGACGAGATGGCGGCGGTCGCCGACGAGAAGAAGGCCCGCGAAGTGGCGGGCATGCGCCAGGATCGCCACCGGGATACCCGTCTGGCCGCCCAGAAGGCGGCCAAGATGGACGAGCTGTTCAACCACATGCAGGACGGCGAGACCACCACCGTCAATCTCTTGGTCAAGGCGGACGTGCAGGGCAGTGCCGAGGCGCTGGCTCAGACGCTGACCAACCTCTCCAACGAGAAGGTGAAGGTGAAGGTGGTCTCCCAGGGTGTGGGCGGCATCAATGAAACCGACGTCAACCTGGCCATGGCCTCCAATGCCATTCTGATCGGTTTCAACGTGCGTGCCGACAACTCCGCGCGTCGTATGGTTCAGGAAAACGGCGTGGACCTGCATTACTACAGCATCATCTACGATGCGATCGAGGAGCTGAAGCGTGCCATCAGCGGCATGCTGGCCCCCGAGGTGCGCGAGGAGATCATCGGGCTGGCCGAGGTGCGGGACGTGTTCCGCTCCTCCAAGCTGGGCGCTGTGGCCGGTTGTCTGGTCACCGAGGGCGTGGTCAAGCGCCACAGCCCGATCCGCGTGTTGCGCGACAACGTGGTGATCTACGAGGGCGAGCTGGAATCACTTCGTCGCTTCAAGGACGACGTCAAGGAAGTTCAGTCCGGTACCGAGTGTGGTATTGGCGTCAAGAACTACAACGACGTCCGCCCTGGCGATCAGATCGAATGTTACGAGCGCGTCGAGGTCAAACAGGAACTGTAA
- the rbfA gene encoding 30S ribosome-binding factor RbfA, with translation MPRDYPRTRRVADQIQRELAGLIRDQVRDPRVGSITVSEVEVARDFAHAKVYVTQLGADAERSREAVEGLNRAAGFLRRELGRGLRLRNVPALKFFYDPAFERGAHLSALIDHAVTDTPPADDSEQD, from the coding sequence ATGCCCAGGGATTATCCCCGTACCCGTCGTGTGGCGGATCAGATCCAGCGTGAGCTGGCGGGCCTGATCCGTGATCAGGTCCGTGACCCGCGCGTCGGCTCCATCACGGTTTCCGAGGTGGAAGTAGCCCGGGATTTCGCCCATGCCAAGGTCTACGTGACCCAGCTGGGGGCGGACGCGGAGCGCTCCCGGGAAGCGGTGGAGGGGCTTAACCGCGCCGCCGGCTTTCTGCGTCGGGAACTGGGGCGCGGTCTGCGGCTGCGCAACGTGCCGGCGCTGAAGTTCTTCTACGACCCGGCTTTCGAGAGGGGCGCGCATCTATCCGCGCTGATCGACCATGCGGTGACAGACACGCCGCCCGCCGACGACAGCGAACAGGACTGA
- the truB gene encoding tRNA pseudouridine(55) synthase TruB — protein sequence MASKKRRSVTGILLLDKPAGLSSNKVLQRVKWLYQARKAGHTGSLDPLATGLLPLCFGDATKVSGFLLDADKRYVVRARAGMTTNTADAEGEILRTREVGDLTAERIEAELADFRGAIQQVPPMYSALKHQGQRLYKLAREGKEVERAPRDVTIHELRLLGVEREHFELEVHCSKGTYVRSLVEDLGEALGCGAHVEALRRTALGPFARPAMVSLAQVEAAAEQGEEALDALLIPMEQALVQWPEVRLSNEVAHYLLQGQPVWVPQAPAGGWVRLFAEGERFLGMGHMLSDGRVAPKRLLAQA from the coding sequence ATGGCGAGCAAGAAGCGCCGGTCGGTGACCGGCATACTGCTATTGGACAAGCCGGCGGGGCTCAGTTCCAACAAGGTTCTGCAGCGGGTCAAGTGGCTCTATCAGGCGCGCAAGGCCGGTCACACCGGCAGCCTGGATCCCCTGGCCACCGGCCTGCTGCCCCTGTGTTTCGGTGATGCCACCAAGGTGTCCGGCTTCCTGCTGGATGCCGACAAGCGCTATGTGGTCCGTGCCCGTGCCGGTATGACCACCAATACGGCGGATGCCGAGGGTGAGATTCTGCGTACCCGCGAGGTGGGGGATCTCACCGCCGAGCGTATCGAGGCGGAACTGGCTGACTTTCGCGGTGCCATCCAGCAGGTGCCGCCCATGTATTCCGCGCTCAAGCATCAGGGGCAGCGGCTTTACAAGCTTGCCCGCGAGGGCAAGGAAGTGGAGCGTGCCCCCCGGGATGTGACCATTCATGAGCTTCGCCTGCTGGGCGTGGAGCGTGAGCACTTTGAGCTGGAGGTGCATTGCTCGAAGGGGACCTACGTGCGCAGCCTGGTCGAAGACCTCGGTGAGGCGCTTGGCTGTGGCGCCCACGTGGAGGCGCTGCGTCGCACGGCGCTGGGGCCGTTCGCCCGCCCCGCCATGGTCAGCCTGGCCCAGGTGGAGGCCGCCGCCGAGCAGGGCGAAGAGGCGCTTGATGCGCTGCTGATCCCCATGGAACAGGCCCTGGTACAGTGGCCGGAAGTGCGCCTGAGCAACGAAGTGGCCCATTATCTGCTGCAGGGGCAGCCGGTCTGGGTGCCCCAGGCGCCAGCGGGTGGCTGGGTGCGCCTGTTCGCCGAGGGGGAGCGCTTTCTCGGCATGGGGCATATGCTCAGCGACGGCCGGGTAGCGCCGAAGCGACTGCTCGCCCAGGCGTGA
- the rpsO gene encoding 30S ribosomal protein S15, translating into MALNAEKKAEIVNEYKRGDADTGSPEVQVALLTARIEHLTGHFADNKQDHHSRKGLLRLVSQRRKLLDYLKRKDLGRYQTVIARLGLRK; encoded by the coding sequence ATGGCTCTGAATGCTGAAAAGAAGGCTGAAATCGTCAACGAGTACAAGCGTGGCGATGCCGACACCGGCTCCCCCGAAGTGCAGGTTGCGCTGCTGACCGCGCGCATCGAGCACCTGACCGGCCACTTCGCCGACAACAAGCAGGATCACCATTCCCGCAAGGGTCTGCTGCGCCTGGTCAGCCAGCGCCGCAAGCTGCTGGATTACCTCAAGCGCAAGGACCTGGGGCGTTACCAGACGGTCATCGCTCGCCTGGGCCTGCGCAAGTAA